The sequence GTTTGATTCGCAGGTTCAAAAGTTGTCGGATGCGAAACCGAATGAGCCAATCAGGAAAAATATCCTTTTCCAATAGTGAGTTGATGTTAAAAGAAGAGCCCTCTTCTTTCTTTGAAGAATCCGTAAAATTCATGTTTTATCCTTTATTATTTTTGTTTGGGAAACCAAGGGAAAAATGCATTTGTGGTGCGCATGTATTCGCGAAAAACATCACCTTTAGAAAGAAGCGAATATTTTTCTGCAAACGGAACACCGGAAACAAATCGTAACAATACAAACATAAAAACTGGAGTAAAGAGTGATAATAGGGCATCTGGCGCCGAAAGAATCGGAATGATCCCAATCCCCACCCAAATCACCCATTCAAAAAAATAATTGGGATGCCTAGTGTATTTCCAAAGACCAATGTTGCAAACCTTACCTTTGTTTTTTGGATCGGCCACAAACCGATGAAGATCACGATCGGAAATTCCTTCCCCAATCACTCCTACAAAAAATAAAATCCAACCGATGAGAACCATTAAATATCCGTTAGGTCCCATCATCCCAGAGTTTGGGAATAGATTCCACTTAGCGGCAAAGTAAAAAGGGAAGGAAAGTAGCAGGGCCAAAAATCCTTGTAATATAAATACATTGGTAAACATCTTTTGGTGGACTTTCTCACCATAGTCCTTTCGGAATCCGGCATATCGTTTGTCTTCTGGATGGTTTGTACGAATGCGAGTGAAGTATAGAAAACCTGATAAACGAAGGGCCCAGATCCAAACGGGAACAAGCACTGCCCATTTTGCATATACAGTCCCCTTCCCAAAAAAGACAAGTACACTGGCTATCCCTGCGATGACAAGTCCCCAACCCACATCAATGACTGCATAGTTGTCTCTCGACTTCCCCCAAAACCACATGAGAC is a genomic window of Leptospira bourretii containing:
- a CDS encoding DUF1295 domain-containing protein → MENLLFSYLAAVIFTFFFMSLMWFWGKSRDNYAVIDVGWGLVIAGIASVLVFFGKGTVYAKWAVLVPVWIWALRLSGFLYFTRIRTNHPEDKRYAGFRKDYGEKVHQKMFTNVFILQGFLALLLSFPFYFAAKWNLFPNSGMMGPNGYLMVLIGWILFFVGVIGEGISDRDLHRFVADPKNKGKVCNIGLWKYTRHPNYFFEWVIWVGIGIIPILSAPDALLSLFTPVFMFVLLRFVSGVPFAEKYSLLSKGDVFREYMRTTNAFFPWFPKQK